A region of Polyodon spathula isolate WHYD16114869_AA chromosome 4, ASM1765450v1, whole genome shotgun sequence DNA encodes the following proteins:
- the LOC121314446 gene encoding DNA endonuclease RBBP8-like, producing MNSTTGSCGSPSSGVSAEPPSDLFRDLWSKLKDCHDNKVQGLQDKISKLKKERCLDAQRLEEFFTKNQQLREHQKSLQDNVKVLEDRLRAGLCDRCAVTEDHMRKKQVEFENIRQQNLKLITELMNERNNIQDENKKLCQQLEHFSKLMEEKSCRAGEILDQEDGVIPDSPVKPASLSMVSRLRRKKENKHVRYSEKPTANSETSPTSDEQGNVGLFSLIQAGNGKDILVPETCDLEFSPNAKNLGSGCFSDEKPGLNLVTIVAETLGLGIHGDSESQSVLNNFVKDAALISRDKQDGDSRRHQTTESLQLKEKSSGFTCGSLNSTKNRHWLSQQRTSPVFGGPVSALKSPPKLDENRSPSLFGHLQIAPLFSRVRSQTEDVARISPLKTGTANNQCPRKNRNELSQFVKDKERVSNPAQELVESGEGCLSSKQTGNCWGKRKKSEAGHASDRNSTFWLNSEDNPPDKPLDLSDRPVGGHSQERREGKGAVEDSLKQSTLFDMLKASVKASPPPFQDENLKKKAEMPSFQVQATPRRSKVDMGQLIGNIRTPDVQEPIRKKSRALTRDSESASVLQPNPCALAKRSPPPKDGKNSNTNDMTWSLDPGADLSQYQIDVAVTDPKDGTPSKPDGETVDMDCTFVNDSMLLNMRKQKAENTFLGVGQKANDSLAEIFDQTAYGEYESCPQDDSEQSDQEDGSLDEETEADGSMNRCKEETDETKQKAFVEPYPKKDERKNASLNFPHVEVVRNKEERRKMHGHTCKECEIYYADLPEEERQKKLSACSRHRFRYIPPSTPENFWEVGFPSTQTCVDRGYIKEEMIPAQRTRRRRPYNAVFSPKDKEQKT from the exons GGTTGCAAGATAAAATCTCCAAACTGAAGAAGGAGAGATGTTT AGATGCCCAAAGACTGGAGGAGTTTTTTACAAAAAACCAGCAGCTAAGAGAACACCAGAAATCATTGCAAGACAATGTTAAAGTTTTAGAGGACAG gttAAGGGCAGGATTATGTGATCGATGTGCTGTAACAGAAGACCATATGAGAAAGAAACAGGTGGAATTTGAAAACATTCGACAACAGAACCTAAAGCTCATCACTGAACTCA TGAACGAAAGAAATAACATTCAAGATGAAAACAAGAAGCTTTGCCAGCAGCTGGAGCATTTTAGTAAATTGATGGA gGAGAAGTCCTGTCGGGCTGGGGAGATTTTAGATCAGGAGGATGGGGTTATCCCTGATTCTCCTGTTAAACCGGCCTCCCTGTCTATGGTGAGCAGACTGAGAAGGAAAAAGGAGAACAAGCATGTTCGTTACTCTGAGAAACCCACTGCCAACTCTGAGACATCTCCAACCAGTGATG agcaAGGTAATGTTGGTCTGTTTTCATTAATCCAGGCTGGAAATGGGAAGGATATCCTGGTGCCAGAAACGTGTGACCTAGAATTCTCTCCAAACGCAA AAAATCTTGGAAGTGGGTGTTTTTCTGATGAAAAGCCAGGCTTGAATTTAGTCACCATTGTTGCTGAAACTCTAGGACTTGGCATTCATGGGGACTCT GAGTCCCAGAGTGTGCTAAACAATTTTGTCAAAGATGCAGCACTGATATCTCGTGATAAGCAAGATGGTGATTCCAGAAGACATCAAACTACTGAATCACTGCAGTTGAAGGAAAAAAGTTCTGG ATTTACATGTGGATCTCTGAACAGCACAAAAAATAGACACTGGCTATCGCAACAGAGGACCTCTCCGGTGTTTGGAGGCCCTGTCAGTGCTCTTAAAAGTCCACCCAAATTGGACGAAAACAGATCGCCTTCTCTATTTGGGCATCTGCAAATCGCCCCCCTCTTCAGTCGGGTCAGGTCCCAGACTGAGGACGTTGCTCGTATTTCACCCCTTAAAACTGGAACAGCCAATAACCAGTGTCCAAGAAAGAACAGAAATGAACTTAGTCAATTTGTTAAGGACAAAGAAAGAGTATCAAACCCAGCTCAGGAGCTTGTAGAGAGCGGTGAGGGATGTCTGTCTTCAAAGCAGACTGGGAACTGCTGGGGGAAAAGGAAGAAAAGTGAAGCAGGCCATGCCTCTGATAGAAACTCCACATTTTGGCTTAATAGTGAAGATAATCCACCAGACAAGCCACTGGACTTGTCAGACAGACCAGTAGGTGGTCATTCgcaggagaggagagaaggaaagGGAGCTGTTGAAGATAGTTTAAAGCAGTCCACACTGTTTGACATGCTAAAAGCATCAGTAAAGGCCTCCCCTCCACCCTTCCAAGATGAGAATCTAAAGAAAAAAGCTGAGATGCCTAGTTTCCAAGTACAGGCAACCCCTCGTAGGAGCAAAGTGGATATGGGGCAACTCATTGGCAATATCAGG ACACCAGATGTCCAAGAGCCAATCAGAAAGAAAAGCAGAGCATTGACCAGAGACTCTGAATCTGCTTCTGTGCTTCAGCCTAACCCTTGTGCTCTTGCAAAGAGGAGTCCCCCACCGAAAGATG GTAAAAATTCCAACACAAATGATATGACATGGAGCCTGGATCCAGGGGCAGATCTTTCCCAATACCAAATAGATGTTGCTGTAACAGATCCAAAG GATGGGACACCCTCAAAGCCTGATGGAGAAACTGTAGACATGGACTGCACATTTGTGAATGACAGCATGCTGTTAAACATGAGGAAACAGAAGGCTGAAAATACCTTTCTTG GGGTAGGGCAGAAAGCAAACGACAGCTTAGCAGAAATCTTTGACCAAACGGCCTATGGAGAATATGAGTCCTGTCCACAAGATGACAGCGAACAGTCTGATCAGGAAGATGGCTCTTTAGATGAAGAAACAGAGGCAGATGGCTCTATGAATA GGTGTAAAGAAGAAACAGACGagacaaaacaaaaagcttttgtGGAACCATATCCAAAAAAAGATGAAAG aAAGAATGCCTCCTTAAACTTTCCACACGTAGAAGTGGTGCGTAATAaagaagagagaaggaaaatGCATGGGCACACATGTAAAGAGTGTGAAAtc TATTATGCAGATCTCCCTGAAGAAGAGCGTCAGAAGAAACTGTCGGCCTGCTCAAGGCACAGATTCAGATACATTCCTCCCAGCACGCCTGAAAACTTCTGGGAAGTTGGATTTCCTTCCACGCAGACCTGTGTGGACAGAG GATATATAAAAGAAGAGATGATACCAGCTCAGCGTACAAGAAGACGGCGTCCATACAATGCAGTATTTTCTCCAAAAGACAAAGAGCAGAAAACTTAA